TTATCTATGACCTCGTGTCCCATGGAATCACACATCTGGGTAATAGTCTCAGCAGACGAGGGATTGTCGAAAATTACCTCAATAACATCGCCCACGCTCACTTTCTCAAGAGACTTTTTGCAATAGATCTGGGGATGCGGGCAGACATACCCACACACATCAAGCATATAGCTTCCTTCACCTTTTTTCTCGAATTTCACAGCCATAATAGTTTTCCTCCTTTTAATTCATAGTTAATTAAAAAGCTTCGATTTCCTTAGCCATTTTCCTCTCTGTCCACCAGTTAAAGAACTTAACACCGATAAAGGCACCAGTTGCCATACCCGCAAGGTATAACCATCCACTGGGGTCACCACCAGCAACCCTTATGAAGAATGCCCCGATATTGCATCCCAAAGAAGGCCTTGAGCCTATTCCCATCAATATTCCACCGAGAATACCCCAGACCCAGAGCTCACCTTTTGGCATTTTAAACCTGAATTCATTGTTTAAACGGGCCATAACCATAGCGCCAAAGATTATACCTATTGACATCCAGAGTGCAGGGTTGCGCCAGAGTTCTGGGATTCCGTTAACGACACCGAAGAATACATTGTCGTGCATATTCCAGCCGAATTTCTCCAGAATCCATGCACCCAATTGTGCCTCCTGGCTGGTGATATACCAGTATCCAGGGTCAAAGACCGTACCCTTTATAGTGACATCACCATTATGACCCATTCTTGTTAGAAGCTGTCCAAAATTGTTAA
The DNA window shown above is from Nitrospirota bacterium and carries:
- a CDS encoding sulfurtransferase TusA family protein; protein product: MAVKFEKKGEGSYMLDVCGYVCPHPQIYCKKSLEKVSVGDVIEVIFDNPSSAETITQMCDSMGHEVIDKKQEGGKFIFKIKKT